A region from the Vicia villosa cultivar HV-30 ecotype Madison, WI linkage group LG3, Vvil1.0, whole genome shotgun sequence genome encodes:
- the LOC131662653 gene encoding uncharacterized protein LOC131662653 has product MNSVARRISSLFRQSACATEPFNAQLQQSRGIRAQVYNGNLEGALALMQRKMTSSGIERMIKIEQRFHIKNSEKRVLAQKNLQRRL; this is encoded by the coding sequence ATGAACTCAGTTGCGAGACGCATATCAAGCTTATTCCGACAGTCAGCTTGCGCAACCGAGCCTTTTAATGCTCAGCTTCAGCAAAGCAGAGGCATACGAGCGCAGGTGTATAATGGAAACCTGGAAGGGGCACTGGCGTTGATGCAACGTAAGATGACGTCGAGTGGGATCGAGAGGATGATAAAGATTGAACAGAGGTTTCATATTAAGAACTCTGAGAAGAGGGTATTGGCGCAAAAGAATTTGCAGCGTAGGCTTTGA